A genomic region of Halichondria panicea chromosome 5, odHalPani1.1, whole genome shotgun sequence contains the following coding sequences:
- the LOC135336034 gene encoding uncharacterized protein LOC135336034, translating into MHDQCNGTLKSIPRMCLLKLVRMPNSEFIVVSSPGQVLYNWCFNNQSISADNADYRGAKTNELIILKSLSKHCGSYKRIVTDKSRSDMHIPLKSAELEIDGTKIEAEESNLLGIILQKVMPLFLNIKDLLSGTSNLTYKELQIVLGRTTQTLYLSTNLEQKLRARIKEDKIYEEAIKNDDQIELFYLKILALGPGQIGKSTFIRRLLGIMKWDIDEDPKNGPTGSTGLSEYREVFLGYNHESVALSTAQSWHLLGESNIGRELRALMSLLNAQTETRNMSQAAAAEETKVNPFQRSDYVHPRDPSDIDVITTLVKENVKKKLLLQT; encoded by the exons ATGCACGATCAGTGCAATGGCACATTAAAGAGCATCCCAAGAATGTGCTTGCTAAAGTTGGTGAGGATGCCAAATTCCGAGTTTATTGTGGTGTCTTCTCCTGGGCAGGTCTTGTACAACTGGTGCTTTAATAATCAAAGTATATCAGCTGATAACGCCGACTACAGAGGAGCAAAAACAAATGAATTGATCATTTTGAAGTCCTTGTCCAAGCACTGTGGTAGCTACAAGCGTATTGTCACTGACAAATCTCGTTCGGATATGCACATACCTTTAAAATCGGCTGAACTTGAAATTG ATGGAACCAAAATTGAAGCTGAGGAGTCCAATCTCCTTGGAATAATTTTACAGAAGGTGATGCCATTGTTTTTGAATATAAAGGATCTACTCAGTGGAACAAGTAATCTAACTTATAAAGAGCTACAAATAGTCCTTGGTCGGACCACACAGACATTGTATTTATCAACCAATCTGGAACAAAAGTTGCGAGCAC GGATAAAGGAGGATAAAATCTATGAGGAAGCAATAAAAAACGATGACCAAATCGAACTGTTCTATCTCAAAATACTTGCTCTTGGACCAGGACAAATAGGAAAGTCAACTTTTATTCGTAGATTGCTTGGCATAATGAAATGGGATATCGATGAAGATCCCAAAAATGGACCAACTGGAAGCACTGGCCTTTCTGAATATAGAGAAGTATTCTTAGGCTACAATCACGAATCAGTAGCTCTGTCAACTGCACAAAGCTGGCATCTACTTGGTGAATCAAACATCGGTAGAGAATTGAGAGCACTCATGTCTCTTTTAAATGCTCAGACTGAAACCAGAAATATGAGTCAAGCAGCTGCTGCAGAAGAAACAAAAGTGAATCCTTTTCAACGAAGCGATTATGTACATCCGAGGGATCCATCTGATATTGATGTGATTACAACACTAGTGAAAGAAAATGTGAAGAAAAAGTTGTTGCTACAAACTTAA
- the LOC135336062 gene encoding uncharacterized protein LOC135336062, with translation MVSVGIFWSMLTGGSASVNGVALDSTGRYMSANISVRRYSNRVRISVPNCGELMTLVTWVFCESRTMDDPTAPGGRVTANAIKFFVLRGLNFEHRDSHGLIGQHWNREVSVTPFTGVDRNGNPAPNRYVINLSSPISGEERSFTGYFTWDFEDGPCLYAGNRQAGPIYEIQEPNDLVIEGRYNEHVVDSAFSEDIYAYGMFRENMCV, from the exons ATGGTCAGTGTAGGAATATTCTGGTCGATGTTGACGGGTGGTAGTGCTTCTGTGAATGGTGTCGCTCTCGATTCGACTGGCCGATACATGAGTGCTAATATTTCCGTACGTCGCTACTCCAATCGAGTTCGTATCTCTGTGCCTAACTGTGGTGAGTTGATGACTCTTGTGACGTGGGTGTTCTGTGAGTCTCGTACTATGGATGATCCTACGGCACCAGGAGGACGCGTAACTGCCAATGCGATCAAGTTTTTTGTTTTAAGAGGTCTTAACTTTGAGCACAGAGACTCCCACGGTCTAAtcg GTCAACACTGGAACCGTGAGGTTAGTGTCACCCCCTTCACTGGTGTGGACAGGAACGGTAATCCCGCCCCCAATCGTTACGTCATCAATCTGAGCAGCCCCATCTCCGGAGAGGAACGATCCTTCACCGGCTACTTCACCTGGGATTTCGAGGATGGTCCTTGTCTGTACGCCGGAAACAGACAGGCCGGTCCGATATACGAGATACAAGAACCCAACGACTTGGTAATTGAGGGACGTTACAACGAGCATGTGGTGGATAGTGCATTCAGTGAAGATATCTATGCATACGGTATGTTCAGAGAGAACATGTGTGTTTAA